Proteins found in one Panicum hallii strain FIL2 chromosome 4, PHallii_v3.1, whole genome shotgun sequence genomic segment:
- the LOC112891137 gene encoding uncharacterized protein LOC112891137 has protein sequence MRAGGDSSSNMAHRYHCHCHIHPALLPGSSSFFFSSSSSSGSDDDGAGTQPLQVRVEVPPVSSTSDGAAPLLEPTPRPDDAGSSPAACGLRLDLLRRACLLRALLLIRADTTRSGRCKYKHCLRELRSSLV, from the exons ATGCGAGCAGGAGGGGACTCTTCCTCGAACATGGCGCACCGCTACCATTGCCACTGCCACATCCACCCGGCGCTTCTCCCGGGGTCGAGCAGCTTCTtcttcagcagcagcagctcgtcgggctccgacgacgacggcgccggAACGCAGCCCCTACAGGTGCGCGTCGAGGTGCCGCCAGTGTCCTCGACGtcggacggcgcggcgccgcTCCTCGAGCCCACGCCCAGGCCCGACGACGCCGGCTCGTCCCCCGCG GCTTGTGGCCTTCGTCTTGATCTTCTTCGCCGGGCTTGTCTTCTACGGGCGCTTCTTCTGATTCGAGCGGACACGACACGCTCTGGTCGCTGCAAATACAAACACTGCTTGCGGGAATTGAGATCAAGTTTAGTTTAG
- the LOC112889929 gene encoding methyltransferase-like protein 22 has product MEAGGGGLEEEEQVMSEVHLGCPPHFSSLHVSRFSFSSRPLGASGDDDGDGSGGSVLIAATSDSCGSPDAVAVDKDGDLVLDRRRRNKHARSDYHLLTIQHGVTSSLKSVGLQVWKAALLLADFVLHKSFTSSNFDGVTAIEVGAGTGLVGLVLARVAGRIFITDRGADILDNCLANAHINSSMLKFDEAKVCVRELDWKVSWPPPVGTYDPSDPSLRYLWSANDIEEAEKATVLFAADVIYSDDLTDLFFDTVKKLMSSGAKKVLYLALEKRYNFSLDDLDVVANGYAHFRSFFATQEEHRDAPDGDKPSLVGKQIDLAEVPQYIREYERGKDLEIWEIEYSPEQELQ; this is encoded by the exons ATGGAAGCCGGAGGCGGCGGACTTGAGGAGGAAGAGCAGGTGATGAGCGAGGTGCACCTGGGCTGCCCGCCACACTTCTCCAGCCTCCACGTCTCCCGCTTCAGCTTCTCCTCACGGCCCCTAG GGGCATCTggggacgacgacggcgatggAAGCGGCGGGAGCGTGCTGATCGCGGCGACGAGCGATTCCT GTGGTTCGCCTGATGCCGTTGccgtggataaggatggggatcTCGTTCTTGACCGGAGGAGAAGAAATAAACATG CTAGAAGTGACTACCATCTGCTCACCATTCAGCATGGTGTTACCAGCTCGCTTAAGAGCGTTGGCCTTCAG GTTTGGAAAGCTGCCTTACTATTAGCTGACTTTGTTTTGCACAAAAGCTTCACATCGTCCAACTTTGATGGTGTTACTGCCATAGAGGTTGGTGCTGGAACAG GTTTGGTAGGGTTGGTATTAGCTCGAGTTGCTGGAAGGATTTTCATTACAG ATAGAGGTGCTGATATCCTAGATAATTGTTTGGCAAATGCCCATATCAACTCCAGTATGCTAAAGTTTGATGAAGCTAAAGTTTGTGTACGGGAACTGGACTGGAAAGTGTCATGGCCTCCACCCGTGGGTACATATGATCCTTCTGATCCAAG TTTAAGGTACTTATGGTCTGCAAATGATATTGAGGAGGCTGAGAAAGCTACAGTCCTGTTTGCCGCAGATGTTATCTACAGTGATGATCTCACTGATTTGTTCTTTGACACAGTGAAGAAACTGATGTCAAGTGGTGCTAAGAAG GTGCTGTACCTGGCCCTGGAGAAGAGATACAACTTCAGTCTGGACGATCTAGACGTTGTGGCCAATGGTTACGCTCACTTCCGAAGTTTCTTCGCAACTCAAGAAG AACACAGGGATGCACCTGACGGAGATAAACCAAGTCTCGTTGGAAAGCAGATAGATCTCGCAGAGGTTCCTCAGTATATCAGAGAATATGAGAGGGGAAAGGATTTGGAGATTTGGGAGATCGAGTACAGTCCAGAACAGGAACTGCAGTAA